In Miscanthus floridulus cultivar M001 chromosome 8, ASM1932011v1, whole genome shotgun sequence, the sequence CATATAATGCCCGGGGGGTGGCTTGCCCCttgcaggtcgagtttttttttaagGAAGGCTAGATATGAAACCCAGTTAACATGTAAATTACATATTATTCTGTCAGACACAGACGGTgtaaataaaagaaaaggaaaaaaaggggCAAACAAAAGAAGTCATCACCTTGGGAGGCAGGATGGCATCGAGATCAGCATCAGAAGCCTGTGGAAACCTTTCCTTGGCAGTTCTTCTTAGCTTCTTTTTGTCAGCCCCAGACAAGCGCTGTATGGTTTTCACATCAACAGGTTTCTTGAACATGGCTGATCAGACCCAGGAACAAGCTGAGATGCATATAAATGAGTTAAATATGTCACCTCAATCACAAGGAAGACCATGAGATACAAAACTGTAGTTAAAAACTGAGCAACAAAATATAGATGATGAAACAATCAGCCAGCACGAAATTCATCTTTAGGAGGTGAGATTAGAAATGTCAAACGAATACTAAGAAAATGCCATTGCAGGCTCCTATTATCACACTCATCGCATACCTAATTATTGATTTCTAACAATAAATCTGCTAAAAGACCCAAACTACAGAGTACTTAGCAGTTAGCACCTACATGACACATGACACAGTTCGTCCTATCATAATTATACAAACTCAATTCACGAACCCCAGCGTTCCATATCCTCCTCTTAGGACAACAATGCCCAGCTCgttaaaatgaaaacattcctttCAATCAAGCAACGCATAAATTAGGAGCAAAATTACCAAGCCCTTATACGGGAAACAACCCTACTTTCTCTCTGATAGTAACATGCTTTTCGAGCACGACAAGAACCCAACAAGTGACAGGAGACAACAACACATCACAGACCAATCCCAGGACTATACAAGAAGCCTAACGATCGAGTAAGAAAGCATAAACTCTTCCACCGTATCCGGAAGGGCTAACGAGCTGAGGGATCACAAATGATGGACTAGCCAACCACGGATGGGGTTAGAGATAGAGAGGCTTCCTTACCGCCGCCGGCGAGGTCGGAGGCGGCGCGAGGGGATCGGGTAGGTTCTGGAGACACTTTCGGGTAGGTTCTGGAGACCAGAATAAACGACGGCGCAGGTGCGTGTCCCTGCGGAGAAACCGTACGGTGGATGGGCCGGTAGCCCTCACGGACCCTCCTCTCCGGCTTTTTTATGGGCCCATCCTTCCTTTTAGCTCTGAGGCCCATCGCCTAAAAAGGGCCGTCGTGGCCCATGGGCCGATTTAACAGGAACTCTGCCTGCAACCACACGCACTGGAACTCTGGAAGCATCGTGCGGCGCGGCGAGCGAGAGGAGTGGAGGATGACGGCGCCCAAGCCTGGCGGGGGagcggcggccgcggcgcgggcggcggccgcggcgcgggcggcggccgcggcggcggggccCAGGACGGTGCTCATCACGGGGGTCAGCAGGGGGCTGGGCCGGGCCCTGGCGCTCGAGCTCGCGCGTCGCGGGCACGCGGTGGTCGGCTGCGGCCGCTCCGCCGAGCACCTCCGCTCCCTCGAGGCAGAGATCACGTCGCCGTCGCGCCACTTACTCACCGTCGCCGATGTCGTAAGGCTCCGGTGCCCGTTCAAGTACTGATAGGAATTTTGCTGTACAGTTGCTGCGCTGCTTTCTAGCGAGTGACCTGCTGACCTAGTTCTCCTGTTCGCTGGGGATTCATTTTCAGTGCTTACTTTCGTTTTTGGCTTCCCAACCGCTGTGCTTGGTTGAACTTTGTGCTTTTGAAGTCATATGCTAGTGTATTGATGAGCGAAATCTCAATTACTCCCACGAGGTTGTAGATTCGTGCTGCTGTATATTCATCCTTTGCTTAGAACTTTGGATGAGTATTTTACAGATTGGTAAACTTCGTTGTTTGACTGGTAGCTTATCACCTGAGGCCCTGAGGGTCAATGCGTCTTGAATTCATAAGTCAATGCTGATAAGTGTGTATGATAATACTTGATGTTCAAGGAATAGGAAATCTTTGTGCTCTACGTTTTTACAATGTGGCGCATACAGTAGCCAGTGGGGGTTGGTTATCGTCTCAGACTATGGGCTTGAACAGTTTGTGCATGAGTTGCTGGAGCATTCTCCACATTGAAGAACTGGTTTTCACCTTACTAGGAATGTGGAGAGGGGTATTGTAGTCTAGAACTCCCACCAAACGTTTTTAATTTTGACCATAGATGCATATAAAGATAGTAAATTGATGACATAAGGTTGTAGCTATTAGTGTTGGACAATAGTGAGATGATAATAGAATTACATTTTATCAGTGACGTGTTTATTTCTCTTTTTCTAAGAAACAAAGCATAAATAATCTGAGTAATGGTTAATTGTTTGCTATGTGAAAACATTTTCTCAAGCACTGTTTTACGCTTCTGCTGCAGAGGTCTGACAGCAGTGTGGCCGAGCTGGCAAAGGCTGTTGTGGAAAAGAAGCAAGTTCCAGATATTATAGGTTTGTTATGTTTTGTGTCCATATGCAGTTGAGCCATGAAGTTTATTATGGAATCGCATATTTGTATGCTCATTCTGAGTATATGAGCAAAGAAGATTTCCTGGATTCTAACTGTTGAGGTATTCTGGCAGTAAACAATGCTGGTACAATAAACAAGAATAACAAGACATGGAATGTTCCAGCGGTTGATTTTGATATGGTGGTCGATACAAATATCAAGGGAACAGCAAATGTGCTTCGCCATTTCGTACCACTTATGATAGAGAAGAGACATGGGATTATAATCAATCTATCCTCTGGTTGGGGAAGATCTGCTGCTGCAGAGGTCAGACAGAAAGCCATCAAATGCATTATAGTTGTTTCTTTCTGTTGAATCAAAATCCTCAGTGCATACTAAATTGCACATTGCCATTTCAGGTGGCTCCATATTGTGCTTCGAAGTGGGCGATTGAGGGCTTAACACGCTCGTTGGCTAAAGAGCTGCCTCCTGGATTGGCAGCCATTGCTCTTAGCCCTGGTGTCGTGAATACTGACATGCTTACTTCATGCTTTGGAAGCTCAGCCGCATTATATCAAACAACTGAAACATGGTAAACTTCCCTGCCTTATGTTTGTTTGACCTATTTACCTTATGTTATTCTACCTTGTCCACATATAGAGTATAAACACAGCATTCCGTTATTCACATCATTGGCTGAGCTGGAAATAAAATCTGAACCAACGGACACTCAGGGATGGGACACTACAATTACATAACTAGTGTTAACACTTTAGCATggtcaattgacacataaatcaCCTTACTGGATCATCCTCCCAAGATAGTTCTGACCAGGATGATTTCATTGCAATACCTAATTACCTATTCCTTTCCATTCCACCTTTATTGTTATATATAGAAGTTCTGCTGCCATACCAGTGATTTCAAAGGTGCCTGTTCCACTCCAAATATGTCAGCACTTAGTCCAACTAAATATACTGTCAGTCATCTTCAACCTTGTATTGCACATTTGCGCTTCTAGTGCTCTGTCTCTACAATTCAACTACCATTTTTCCAGACTCTTATGGAATAGCTAACCCCACTTTGTATACTGTCCAAATGTGAAGTTTTTCCGTGAGGTTTCTGTGACACTTGGACAGGGAAGCTTGATGTTGAGTAGCCTGCGTATTTGCTAGATTTGATCTATCATATTGCATTTTCAGACTTGAAAACTCTGCATTGAGAAGTCTTGCCACTTCGAGCATCCTGTCTGTGGTCCTGTAATTAAATGATAGCTGCTACACATCCGACGGATTTGTACGACCCACATCCAATTGGGCATGCGGCGCACGGAGCATTGCCCCAAAACCCGCAGAGACTCGCCTCAGGCCTTGCTTAGTTGCATCGTATCCGCCTCAATCCATGCACTTCGAGTACATGCAAACAAGCCCTCAGGGTTGTAACTCAGCTGAATGGAGGACCTGTGTGTGTGGGCTTTTCCTAATTAAATTGGCATACGATGCATAGAAGTTTGGACTATACTACTTAGCTGTCTCAAAGCATTAGGCATTCCTAATTAATTGGCATACAATGCATAGAATTGTGATATACTTAGCTGTTGCAAAGCATTAGCTTTGTGTGGCAAACACATAGTATTAGGTTGTTTAGACATTGAATACAGTGAACATTTGGCACTATGATCAGTTACCAGATTAATGAATGGATGTTGCTGTTTATTCAGGGCACCCAAGGCAACTACAATGATACTAAGCCTTTCACTCGACGATAACGGTGCCTCCTTGACTGTATGAAGTGGAGAAATTTTGTGCTCAACTGATTGCTGATGGGTTCCCCTGTAGCTTGACATGTAGATTTTTGCGAGATTATGGTGATGTAAAATAGTAGTGATAATAGTGTGTGTCTGCACTCTGATGTCCCTAGCTGCTGTCTGAACGTTATTGTTTAGCATTACCTCTATGGCCTATGCATATGCTCTTCTTTCATTTGATGTTTTGTTGATGGGGGAGTAATATGGTGAGAAAGGTGCCGGGCGGAGAGATAGAAGCAGGCCTCGCTTTGTTTCGGCAGCACTGCTAGCGCCCGCGGCTGCAGTCCGTTCCCGTGTCCACGCATGGGCCCGCGTCGGCCGGACGTTGCTCCCAGCGCCTGCGCGCGTTCCCTCCAACTTTCCACGTGCATCTCACGTGCAGCACCAGATATATTTTGAAACATTTGGATACAATATTTACaacttaaaaaaaacaaataaaacacttgaaacatcgtctgaaacacttaaaaaataCATAACATCCGGATAAAATACTTCCAACGTATGTgtaaaaatatatgcaacatccaaataaacagcTTCAATATATGTCAAGAAACCAGATGAAACATTGAAGGGGCAACTCTAGCAACGTACCTTTAAGATATTTAGAATGTGAGCTCGCGCATCATATCCTCGGACGGTCTCCTCCACTGTCTGCATCGAGGCGTCGTAGCAGCAGGCTGTTAGAACTAGAGTTATATTCCATAGTGTGAAACGTGTTGTCCATGTATAATGTAAGCGTGGTGCACACGGTCTCGTTATCTATGATTGGAGATATTCTAGGACATGCGCTTCCATGTTTAGAGTTACCTTAATTATGTTGTACTCCGGTTAGATCTCCAATCTTGGATTATAGCGCAAGGCAATCTCCTGCGCTCCTGTACTCTTATATATACATAACATGTAACCGTGGTGAGTCAAGATAGGCAGCCACGTTTCTTCCAACTTTACATGGTAATCAGAGCCTCTCTTCCAATAGTACATCCAAAGTCGCCGACTTGAAGATCGTCGACTCAAGATCGCCACGAGCCCTGTATCGATCAGGGACGCGCAAGATCTGAGCCCTGTTTCGATCAGGGACCGACGCCGACGACCATGACCTCCTCAAGCACGACGCCATCGCCCTTCGGCAAAGTCTCCGAGAAGCTCAAGCGAGACAACTATCTCCTCTGGAGGGCGCAGTTCCTTCCGGCTGTTAGAGGAGCAGAGCTTATGGGGTTCCTAGATGGAACCACCCCAAAACCACCCAAGAATCTGGAAGCTGATCAAGACGATGGTAAGAAGGTGATGATCCATAATCCGGAGTATAGCTCCTGGATGAAGAACGATCAGCAGGTTCTGAGCTATCTGCTGAATTCTCGCCGGTGGCTTCAGCAACCACGGCGGCAGAAGCGTGGGGAGTTCTGGAGAAGATGTTTGCTGCACAATCAAAGGCACGGGTTGCAAATCTTCGTGTCCTCCTGTCTACTACAAAGAAGGGTAACATGTCATCTGCTGCTTATTTTACCAAGA encodes:
- the LOC136473889 gene encoding NADPH-dependent pterin aldehyde reductase-like; translation: MTAPKPGGGAAAAARAAAAARAAAAAAGPRTVLITGVSRGLGRALALELARRGHAVVGCGRSAEHLRSLEAEITSPSRHLLTVADVRSDSSVAELAKAVVEKKQVPDIIVNNAGTINKNNKTWNVPAVDFDMVVDTNIKGTANVLRHFVPLMIEKRHGIIINLSSGWGRSAAAEVAPYCASKWAIEGLTRSLAKELPPGLAAIALSPGVVNTDMLTSCFGSSAALYQTTETWAPKATTMILSLSLDDNGASLTV